Proteins co-encoded in one Coxiella burnetii genomic window:
- a CDS encoding ABC transporter permease has translation MFHRQENMSFIRYIKAALRNLISSKLRSFLAILGILVGTASVVALITSSQLATEHALDQFKELGTNLLAMDVQPRPGQQQTDVSQQITLAKIPQIKHASQQIALVAPYTSLFNTLYFEGKQTEGQVLGATAELAEIVKIQIDKGRFVSYLDRNSFFCVIGSDVGKDFLAKGIANPIGHQISIGKFVFTIIGVAKHWQPNWFLYADINKGAIIPLATSFFLSKDAQINNLLFRLVPDPDIAEVQNALADKMSQLYPQLKTTSRSPDQIIGIMKKQQNTFTWLLGSIGGIALLVGGIGVMNIMYVSVIERRREIGIRMAVGARRANIRRMFLVEAIILTLFGGLLGILVGVAIASILALATGWGFRILLFPPILGFVISVLVGVISGFYPAYRASNLDPIETLRGE, from the coding sequence TTGTTCCATAGACAGGAAAATATGAGTTTTATTCGGTATATCAAAGCAGCTTTAAGGAATTTAATTTCATCTAAATTACGTTCCTTCTTGGCTATTTTAGGCATTCTCGTAGGAACGGCTTCTGTTGTCGCTTTGATTACCTCTAGCCAATTAGCCACCGAACATGCGCTTGACCAATTTAAGGAATTAGGAACCAATTTATTAGCGATGGATGTTCAACCGCGTCCCGGGCAACAACAAACCGACGTAAGCCAACAAATTACGCTAGCCAAAATTCCCCAAATTAAACACGCCTCCCAACAAATTGCCCTCGTGGCGCCTTACACCAGCTTATTTAATACTCTTTATTTCGAAGGAAAACAAACGGAAGGTCAAGTATTAGGCGCGACAGCGGAATTGGCCGAAATTGTAAAAATACAAATAGATAAAGGTCGTTTCGTTTCTTACTTGGATCGAAACAGTTTTTTTTGCGTGATCGGCAGCGACGTTGGTAAAGATTTTTTAGCAAAGGGCATTGCAAACCCCATTGGCCATCAGATATCGATCGGAAAATTTGTTTTCACTATTATCGGCGTAGCCAAGCACTGGCAACCCAATTGGTTTTTATACGCGGACATTAACAAAGGTGCTATCATTCCGCTGGCGACTTCTTTTTTCTTAAGCAAAGACGCGCAAATAAATAATCTGCTATTTCGGCTTGTTCCTGACCCCGATATCGCTGAAGTGCAAAACGCGTTAGCGGATAAAATGAGCCAACTCTACCCACAGTTAAAAACGACCTCCCGCAGCCCCGACCAAATCATTGGCATTATGAAAAAACAACAAAACACGTTTACTTGGTTATTAGGCTCAATTGGAGGTATTGCACTGCTTGTCGGTGGTATCGGTGTGATGAATATTATGTACGTATCGGTGATCGAACGGCGCCGTGAAATAGGAATCCGCATGGCGGTAGGCGCCCGCCGCGCTAATATTCGTCGAATGTTTTTAGTAGAAGCGATTATTTTAACGTTATTCGGCGGTCTATTGGGTATCCTTGTCGGCGTTGCGATAGCATCCATCCTCGCCTTAGCCACCGGCTGGGGCTTTCGCATCCTACTTTTCCCTCCTATTTTAGGCTTCGTCATCTCCGTCCTCGTCGGTGTCATCTCTGGATTTTACCCCGCCTATCGAGCGTCTAATTTGGACCCGATTGAAACATTGCGAGGAGAATAA